From the Billgrantia sulfidoxydans genome, one window contains:
- the purF gene encoding amidophosphoribosyltransferase yields MCGIVGLLAKQTVNQAIYDALTVLQHRGQDAAGMMTWSEGRFLLRKSNGLVRDVFHTRHMARLQGNLGIGHVRYPTAGSSSEAESQPFYVNSPYGIALAHNGNLTNSDQLKQELFSSDLRHINTSSDSEVLLNVFAHELGKQGLHLSPGDIFDAVRRVHRRCRGGYAAVAIINGVGLVAFRDPNGIRPVVFGTRDEGTGQEVMIASESVALDVGGFELHRDLAPGEAIFVDMEGEFHTQQCADAPTLSPCIFEHVYLARPDSILDGAYVYGTRMQMGRKLGDRIRSEWPEHDIDVVIPIPDTSRTSALELAQHLGVTYREGFMKNRYIGRTFIMPGQTQRKKSVRQKLNAIGVEFKGKNVLLVDDSIVRGTTCKQIIQMARDAGANKVYFASAAPPVRYPNVYGIDMPAAAELIAHGRSEAEVGELIGADRIFYQDLDDLKAACREVNPGLERFDCSVFDGNYITGDIDDGYLSALEASRNDAAKEQQSVGAHALVGMHNQEDDIDD; encoded by the coding sequence ATGTGCGGTATCGTCGGCCTTCTGGCCAAGCAGACCGTTAACCAGGCGATCTACGACGCCCTGACGGTGCTTCAGCATCGCGGCCAGGATGCTGCGGGCATGATGACCTGGAGCGAAGGACGTTTTCTGCTGCGCAAGAGCAACGGCCTGGTACGCGATGTGTTCCACACGCGCCATATGGCGAGGCTGCAGGGCAACCTGGGTATCGGCCATGTGCGCTACCCCACCGCGGGCTCGTCCAGCGAAGCCGAGTCGCAGCCGTTCTACGTCAATTCGCCCTACGGCATTGCGCTGGCGCACAACGGCAACCTGACCAACTCCGACCAGCTCAAGCAGGAGCTGTTCTCCTCCGACCTGCGCCACATCAATACCAGTTCGGATTCCGAGGTGCTGCTCAACGTCTTCGCCCATGAGCTGGGCAAGCAGGGGCTGCACCTTTCCCCCGGCGACATCTTCGACGCGGTGCGGCGGGTGCATCGTCGTTGCCGCGGCGGCTACGCTGCGGTGGCGATCATCAACGGTGTCGGCCTGGTCGCCTTCCGCGACCCCAACGGCATCCGCCCGGTGGTGTTCGGCACCCGCGACGAAGGCACGGGCCAGGAGGTGATGATCGCCTCCGAGTCGGTGGCGCTCGATGTCGGCGGCTTCGAACTGCACCGCGACCTGGCGCCGGGGGAGGCGATCTTCGTCGACATGGAGGGCGAATTCCATACCCAGCAGTGCGCCGATGCGCCCACGCTGTCGCCCTGCATCTTCGAGCACGTCTACCTGGCACGCCCCGACTCGATCCTCGACGGCGCCTACGTCTACGGCACGCGCATGCAGATGGGGCGCAAGCTCGGTGACCGCATCCGCAGCGAATGGCCGGAGCACGACATCGACGTGGTGATCCCGATTCCCGATACCTCGCGCACCTCGGCGCTGGAGCTCGCCCAGCACCTGGGGGTGACCTATCGTGAAGGGTTCATGAAGAACCGCTACATCGGCCGTACCTTCATCATGCCGGGGCAGACCCAGCGCAAGAAATCGGTGCGCCAGAAGCTCAATGCCATCGGCGTCGAGTTCAAGGGCAAGAACGTGCTGCTGGTGGACGACTCCATCGTTCGCGGCACCACCTGCAAGCAGATCATCCAGATGGCACGCGACGCGGGGGCGAACAAGGTCTACTTCGCCTCGGCGGCGCCACCGGTGCGCTATCCTAACGTCTACGGTATCGACATGCCGGCGGCCGCCGAGCTGATCGCGCATGGCCGAAGCGAGGCTGAGGTCGGCGAGCTGATCGGTGCCGACCGCATCTTCTATCAGGATCTGGATGACCTCAAGGCCGCCTGCCGCGAAGTCAACCCCGGTCTCGAACGGTTCGACTGCTCGGTGTTCGATGGTAACTACATCACCGGCGATATCGACGACGGCTACCTCTCGGCCCTCGAGGCCTCGCGCAACGACGCTGCCAAGGAGCAGCAGAGCGTCGGTGCCCACGCGCTGGTGGGCATGCACAATCAGGAAGACGACATCGACGACTGA